In Aliidongia dinghuensis, the following proteins share a genomic window:
- a CDS encoding NYN domain-containing protein encodes MSNIELTEIHLNFDFCVIVDGYHLRLGFKRAHRRWPSIHELNDLIGSIGVLYGNKIGIESGAFPIFYQDAWLSEAEQKRIQDSGYKISFLDSFVEARDELLNGANIDDLDGFSFHDLALLKFDSTVIARQKSIVDVSIVSTIVEQFFDGCRRFLLITNDSDFSAIIQTLQAQGAEFGICDGGSGAGSSKKLQSIANVAFRWEYAISPASGAVTG; translated from the coding sequence ATGAGCAATATTGAACTCACCGAAATTCATTTGAACTTTGATTTCTGCGTCATAGTCGACGGGTACCACCTTCGCTTAGGCTTCAAGCGTGCGCATCGCCGCTGGCCTAGCATTCACGAACTAAATGACTTGATTGGCAGCATAGGAGTGCTTTACGGCAATAAGATTGGCATAGAATCTGGCGCTTTTCCGATATTCTACCAAGACGCGTGGCTCAGCGAGGCGGAACAAAAAAGAATACAGGATTCTGGATACAAAATCTCGTTTCTAGATTCGTTCGTCGAAGCTCGTGATGAATTGCTTAATGGCGCAAATATTGATGATCTTGACGGATTTTCATTTCACGATCTCGCGTTGCTGAAATTCGACTCAACGGTCATCGCCCGGCAAAAAAGTATTGTCGACGTCTCCATTGTCAGCACTATCGTAGAGCAATTCTTCGACGGTTGCCGACGCTTCCTTCTAATCACAAACGATTCGGACTTCTCTGCAATCATCCAAACGCTCCAAGCTCAAGGGGCAGAATTTGGGATCTGCGACGGCGGCTCAGGCGCAGGGTCGTCCAAGAAACTCCAGTCAATCGCCAATGTGGCGTTCAGATGGGAATATGCGATCTCGCCTGCTTCTGGGGCGGTGACTGGCTGA